In Zerene cesonia ecotype Mississippi chromosome 20, Zerene_cesonia_1.1, whole genome shotgun sequence, the genomic stretch aaaattattaattattttaaagtagaaatataaatatatttatccatTTATTTCTAGGGACACCAAAACCTGGAACCAAATCCAGAAGCTAGTCTCCCACCAGCTTACGGTCACACAACTCGCTTTTTCACCGAACTCCCAGTTCCTGCTCTCTGTCTCCAGAGACAGAAAATGGACTCTATTCAAGAGGGATTTAGAGTCAAATTCGTTTGCGATCGCCGCCGGTACTGATAAAAGCAATGGAGTACATTCGAGAATAATCTGGTGTTGCGCTTGGTTGTACGACGGTAGTGGGTTCGCGACCGGATCGAGGGATGGAAAGGTATTTATTAccttattgaaataatatattaccttGTACTGAAGACGTCAAGAGTGAAAGCTATATTTTTCGCTCGAAAAACACTCGGCGGTTTTAAGACACACTTTTTGTTAGTGTTGCATTAACATCGTTTCAGCTCTTTAGGATGAGTCCAGTAGCGAACACATAcacagaaaaaattatatatatacattctgTTAAATTTCAGGTGTGTCTCTGGGCACAAACAAACATAGAAACGGACACATCTCTAAAAGATTATGGGCTGGTGTCGAAGTTGGAAGTACAATCTTCCGTGACGGCGTTGGCATTTGGACCCTGCCCGACGATTTTCGCCGCTGTTGGTCTGGAGACTGGGATGATTTTACTATACAGCTTTCAAGATACTTGGAGTTTGCTGTATGAAATGGATAACaagtaagttatttttataatattgtaagtgACAGCTCTGGACGTCACTACAATAAGAATATAGAGTATTATACTCTatacaataagtaaataataataataataataatatacctttattgaattaaaattaaaattccatGGACAACAAAGATCCGTTACAAATTCAAAAgttataaaagattatttacatattatcgTAGAAGCGTGGCATAGAAACCCAAGATACCTCTACTAACACtagttaaagtttttatgatCGTGTTACTAGATGTAAGAAGAATATTTCTAAATCTAGCAACACACAATCTATTTTGGGTTCTCAATAGATTTATAGATCAAATAAGATACAAATTGTTAATCATATGGACTTCCTACACATCTCGTAAACtagaattatcaaaaaatatacactacaaatcaaattcgtttatttattcaataataaccGTTTAATTTTGTCCATTCACacgtaatattttgtttacaaagaTTCCATTCGactgtgtttttgtttttttttttgttactcaaTAAATTGATTGTGATATGCATGGTTGgataagaaattgttgtcatttcaTCTCATTTTAGACTCTGGAGTGGTGCCTCCCACCCCGGGatatagaaaagaattattatcgAATGTTTCCCCATCTTACAGCATAGCCCATCACCTCACAATAAAGCGGCTCACCTTCAAGCCCAAAATGGACAAGGACAGGAAGAACGAGATGTTCCTCGCGAGCTGCGGCGCAGATCACTTCGTGAGGATCAACAGCATCACCGCCAAGAGCATATAACGGAACATCACCGTGGAAGTCCTGAAGATGGTGTGTCGTTGCTAGATTGGACGTAGGCTCGATGGTAATGCTATTATGGGTGGGTGACGTCTTAGCAGCATTTAATGATTAacatttgtacaatttaatttttattctccTGATTTTtgaaaactagctttccgcccgcatATTAAAAGGATAGACACAGTTCCTGTTGGATTTTGGAATAAAAACTAGCCTATGTCATCTCTCGGGTAACATTTTTGTGCCATGTGccatttcatcgaaatcgacATTTGCATTAGTTGGGATTATCTCAACGATTTTTATGGAGACTGTATCTTTATTAGAGAATTAGCAGATTAGGATAAAACGTGTATCCTGCTCATTTTTTCTCGcatatatttgtattcttTGTTGTTGGTCCACATTTATTGTGCCATCCttctaatacaataaaagcgaaagtttgtaagtatggatggatggatgtttatGTTTGTTCTCTCTCGAAAACAGcctatcgtatctgtatgcaAATTGGTacagattatagtctggaatagcacataggctacttttttcCTGGGTAGTATCCATGCCGCGGGTTACaactagtaatttaataaaatgctacTAAATGACGTCATAGCTCTGGTATGTTTGAACCGAAGTAGCTCGACTTCCACCTTCATATAatttagtgaaataatttatgttgtgTGATCTCAAATAATTTGTGAGATACTTGTGTTATTAATCTGTGGtgaaaccacagataatagaTAGCACACTGGtttaaccacagataataaatgtttataagttAACCTGTTACAGATTAAATCATAAATGGATGTCAAGAATGTATCctcataatattaagattacaGTGTAATGTATATGAGCTAGGTTACTATGATGTATtcattaactatattttattagatttgttttgttgtttattttttaagtttatttaatatctatcgAAGTGATTTAACATACAACAACCACTTTCCTCATTTATGTAAGCAATGCTTCGatgtataactttaaaaatatttcctttctAAATTTCGTTAAGCAAAGTTATgctctatataaatatatctttaataaaataataaaaagaaataaaacaaacataataaaacatttcagttgttttattttcacaattaaaataacaacacatattcgctatataaaatatataaatactttggAAGCACCTTTGAGGATATTTCATATCACAAGTTAATGTTctaatctttttataaattcctcCAAACCCTGTAtaacaatgtaaaatatacatttctaaGGAAAGATATtgatatatagttataaaattatatatatatacaaaaagctGGTACAGTCCAAATTTAAGTGTaagattttcatataattatttcatatatattatttatttaataaaaattttagcatttaagggctgattttttttaagtatttaaataaaaaatattcgaaatataATGCAGTCtcatataatacaaaacaaaaatattattctagtaGTCTAAATTACACATCCCTTTAAAATAGGAAGTACCTACAAGCATCAACTAAAGtgcaattacaaaaaatattaatcattagtttctagtattataatatatcagcttgacaatatttttattaaattctcatATTCCTGACTTAGGAAATAGACTAACGAaaaatagaatgaaataaacatcTCTTGCAATaagtttaacataattatacactcccaaaaagcattataatatttacttacgtctataattgataatatcagttacatatataaaatttttacttagAATTAAATTCTTCCTGTAGAATACAACAATTTGCGCATAATATGACAAATCTCTAAATAATCTCAAACGTATCAAAAGTATAGACCGGtcatacaacaaaaatattgcattttgaaAAGGCAACTGCCGTTTATAAGCCGCGCTTCATCTTCTCTTTCACTCGCACGcatataacatattacatCTCACTCGCTCGCCTACACAAGTCAGGCAATTACCTGACTACTTATTGCCATTCAAATGCGTGTACTACGTATCTAGAACTTTATAAAACTGCTTCAAAACGATATATTCGCAACTAGAGCACACGAGTAAAAAAACACGCGAGTCAAATATTCATTCCATTGCGATCAACTATTACAAGCATACGGCGCATGTGTGCGTGTCAACAAACCACTGTCACATTGGTGAGTCTCAGTAAACAGTACATTTTATTCTCTTTTGCCAACcctattaaaatagttatatatatagctttgCTTCTGTTcgttttaaatacacaaaagaaGTTGTAGAATATTTCACCAAATATAGATGCctttcaaaacatttatagaataaaattaaaaatatactcacTTTCTACGAATAAGACAGGGGGACAATatactttcttattttaaattatttacctttTACATAAGGCAACATATACTTTTTCATTCTTCATggcattcataaaaaaaattttggaTTCAAATTTGGAATGACGATTTCTTTAGATTTAATTGCATGTCCGCCATTTTTGCACAATTCCAGCCACACTGAGCTAATATTTAGCTTTACAAATGAGTATAACTTGCAAATGACATTAATTTTGCGCtctaaatgcttttttatatttcttccCTTTGAATGAGTCCAAAAGTTTTCTAAATCCcgactttttcttttttgagtCGATGCTTGAGTTCAGAGACTGCGTGTCATATGACGATTTGGTGTCAGTCGGCGCCCGGAGGTCGTTCATAGAGGACGTATCGGTAGGTGGGCTCGGTAGCGTCAGGAAATTATCTTGTTTTTTCTCTGGAGTGAACCTATTCGTTTCACTGTTGGGTAACTCTTCGATTCTCATAGCCGAATGTGCGGATGAGGAGCTGGTTAATCTAaggaacaaaataaatatcttttagaATGGTAGATATAACTAACTGGTAAATACTGTTCAATTATTCAATAGCTTATTCTTAAAGTACCTCCTTCTGGAGCTTCTGCTTagaaaagaatatattaaatacaacgacatctataactttattagacatgatagttttattatatcaaacaaaaaaaattaaaccaagATACAACTGCAACAACCACAGAATCGAAAAAAGAGGTTGGATTTAAATATCGAATTCATTAACAACCATAGgtatataactaaaattttgGCCGAGTTACCTTAAAATGTTCTTAACTTTCGCAAACAGTTCCCTTCATGCAACACACAACACCACCTACACTAACCGACACTAACCTGGGCACATCCCGCACTTCCAACGAGCGCTCCAGCTTGCCCCAAAACTCGTAGGGCGACTTGCGGTCGGTACTGTAGTACAAGTTGTGGTAGTATGTCAGGTGCAATGGGAGAAGGCAGTGTCGGTACATTATGGGTATTATTTTCAGCTGTTTCTTTTCTGGAATTTTAGAANNNNNNNNNNNNNNNNNNNNNNNNNNNNNNNNNNNNNNNNNNNNNNNNNNNNNNNNNNNNNNNNNNNNNNNNNNNNNNNNNNNNNNNNNNNNNNNNNNNNNNNNNNNNNNNNNNNNNNNNNNNNNNNNNNNNNNNNNNNNNNNNNNNNNNNNNNNNNNNNNNNNNNNNNNNNNNNNNNNNNNNNNNNNNNNNNNNNNNNNNNNNNNNNNNNNNNNNNNNNNNNNNNNNNNNNNNNNNNNNNNNNNNNNNNNNNNNNNNNNNNNNNNNNNNNNNNNNNNNNNNNNNNNNNNNNNNNNNNNNNNNNNNNNNNNNNNNNNNNNNNNNNNNNNNNNNNNNNNNNNNNNNNNNNNNNNNNNNNNNNNNNNNNNNNNNNNNNNNNNNNNNNNNNNNNNNNNNNNNNNNNNNNNNNNNNNNNNNNNNNNNNNNNNNNNNNNNNNNNNNNNNNNNNNNNNNNNNNNNNNNNNNNNNNNNNNNNNNNNNNNNNNNNNNNNNNNNNNNNNNNNNNNNNNNNNNNNNNNNNNNNNNNNNNNNNNNNNNNNNNNNNNNNNNNNNNNNNNNNNNNNNNNNNNNNNNNNNNNNNNNNNNNNNNNNNNNNNNNNNNNNNNNNNNNNNNNNNNNNNNNNNNNNNNNNNNNNNNNNNNNNNNNNNNNNNNNNNNNNNNNNNNNNNNNNNNNNNNNNNNNNNNNNNNNNNNNNNNNNNNNNNNNNNNNNNNNNNNNNNNNNNNNNNNNNNNNNNNNNNNNNNNNNNNNNNNNNNNNNNNNNNNNNNNNNNNNNNNNNNNNNNNNNNNNNNNNNNNNNNNNNNNNNNNNNNNNNNNNNNNNNNNNNNNNNNNNNNNNNNNNNNNNNNNNNNNNNNNNNNNNNNNNNNNNNNNNNNNNNNNNNNNNNNNNNNNNNNNNNNNNNNNNNNNNNNNNNNNNNNNNNNNNNNNNNNNNNNNNNNNNNNNNNNNNNNNNNNNNNNNNNNNNNNNNNNNNNNNNNNNNNNNNNNNNNNNNNNNNNNTCAGGTGCAATGGGAGAAGGCAGTGTCGGTACATTATGGGTATTATTTTCAGCTGTTTCTTTTCTggaattttagaaaaaatatagctttttctcgtgtttatttttatgcgagtatatacatttataaatttggaGTCTCCCCGTcaggataaataatataattaataaaatcgcGTTGCAAATTCATTGAATCAGCTGAATTAAAACTTTCTCCagttaaaataagattttattatttaatattatttattcatttctttcataggtttcaaattatcttatttattttgatgtaaATTCATCTTAACTTATtagaaaatgatattttactattgaaaataaagaattcagaaaaaattaaagaaatttgaaccaaatgcatttaaaacgaaaagaaaatttatattaatctactatataaaaataagtcgggttttccttcctgacgctataactccagaacgcacgaaccgatttccacggttttgcattcgttggaaaggtctcgggcgccgtgaggtttatggcaaagaaaattcaggaaaaaattctgcagaaaagcgggaaagtcatttttcacatacaaccatctggtggcgaaacggtgttcgccgggtttgctagtcgtatataaaataacctcTTGGTgtagctttttaaataaaaaacaattttagcTCACAATATCCATTCTGAgtcacaaaatttaatttccctTTCATAGTATCAAACTACTTGTAAATATTCGTTAAATCATCATCACTATCATCATCAAAGATCTCACCAATTCCATCGGCTTGAGCCAGATTCATGAAGAACGTGTTAGCCGGACTGCGCAGGAAGTCCGGGGAGTATATCAGTATGATGCGACTGCAGCGCTCCGATATCAGCCGCGAGACTGGCGCGAAACGCGTCCCGTGCCCCGGTAACAGGTCGTCTTCTGTACACAACTGgaaaacaatatatacttaatattaagtttagaccattataatatacgtaCGTTAAAGTTTAAACCattctaataattttgtttgtaatgatttattgtttaccaaacaaaaatgttatttactatCCCTTGCAGGGTATATGGCAGCTTATTGTAtctggatgaaattttttacagaggtagattataatctgtattagcacataggctacttttaccGGGGTACAACGCGATAAcaccgcgggttacagctagtcataaaaatatagagaaaATAAGTGATCACagtaatatcaatatttgtcCGTCAACCAAGTgatgggatactttttatcccgaataaATGCTCCCTTAGTCCTAATTCCACGcggacaaagccgcgggcggaagctagtgaataataaaaaacagaaaattcgACAATATTTAGATGTGCACATACCCTAAAGCCATTCTCGGTCAGTCGGTTCAACAGCTCGTTGACAAAGTCCCTGTCCTCCCGCGCAGACAGCACGTACGCGTGATACCGCTGGGGGCAGCCGAACTTTTTGTCGTCGTAAGTGATGAGATCCTCTTCCGACACCGCTGCCACCACCTCCTGGTGGCCATTTTGATTTACTTGTTTAACTGAAACCGTTGATTGTTGGttaatatgcatatatataggttaatgtaacatatttttacgaatatactttatatatgtatatgtagattctgtatatagaaaaataaataaatgaatcccAGAGTTCAGCTTTACCATTTTCTTGGTATTGGTTAAGACAAATGTATTGTAGTaccaattacaatttaatatccGATTCTATAACAGCgtattaatacatttcaatCTTCATACAAAATCTAAgcactattttttaatttcatattatctaTGACTAACACTTTGCTACgcacaaaatgaaaaaaaaaataggattATTGTACAAAAGATGGTCTTTCATTGCATACTATCTACCATCTGGGCCAAGCCATGGCTTGAGGCCACTGCTTCACtcatataatcaaataaaaatttggagTAAAATAACTAACTTCCAAACTTTCTAACATCCAAACTATCTCCagaatcatatcataaaattgcccccttgtgaaataaaagagagacaaacaaacactttcagATTCATGAAATTGGAATGgtgttttttcatttatttctcacAAGTAGGCTcagtatacaattttataaatttattttgtgcgTATGATATAAGATCCTTaatgctattatttaaaaaaggaaaaacaaaaGTAACATATATAAGTTTCACATCTCAATATGAAACTATGACACCTTCGTTAAGACAGCAACTTCTATGAAAATATGTCTTCATTAACATAATCAATCGcttatcaaacaaaacatgATAAATTATACGAGGAACTATCA encodes the following:
- the LOC119835194 gene encoding myeloid differentiation primary response protein MyD88, which gives rise to MNALVDSELRASPLTALTHESLNLLSSLLNTRKILLTVCPDQLSRHRDWRGVASLANISSEVAASIREYNDKTRRVIDLWIHNNDGTATVGRLLDILQWIDRHDVYDDLLDLASRNKLIVKQVNQNGHQEVVAAVSEEDLITYDDKKFGCPQRYHAYVLSAREDRDFVNELLNRLTENGFRLCTEDDLLPGHGTRFAPVSRLISERCSRIILIYSPDFLRSPANTFFMNLAQADGIEKKQLKIIPIMYRHCLLPLHLTYYHNLYYSTDRKSPYEFWGKLERSLEVRDVPRLTSSSSAHSAMRIEELPNSETNRFTPEKKQDNFLTLPSPPTDTSSMNDLRAPTDTKSSYDTQSLNSSIDSKKKKSGFRKLLDSFKGKKYKKAFRAQN